A window of the Bradyrhizobium diazoefficiens genome harbors these coding sequences:
- a CDS encoding ABC transporter substrate-binding protein: MTRLSHFLGLAALAAVTSVQAAELPAEIKQAGTLKLTVNSTYAPMEYRDPASNELVGLDIDLANELAKRLGGLKIVWSETPFAELIPSLQTKRADFIISGISDRASRRESADFVDYLTTGPQFFVMAESEAKAATDLCGKKVGTTRSTSFPVEIEKWSKQNCEAGGKPEIQYVPGENSIDVRNQLKQGRIDAAVQGSETLPYAQTQEPGKYRIVGESFVKGYQGIMFRKDDAALREVVTEKLTAMIGDGSYKAVLDKWGLGANAVTRPMLNAAPQ; the protein is encoded by the coding sequence ATGACACGCCTCTCGCATTTCCTTGGGCTTGCAGCCCTGGCTGCCGTGACCTCAGTGCAGGCCGCCGAGCTTCCGGCCGAGATCAAGCAGGCGGGCACGTTGAAGCTCACGGTCAATTCCACCTACGCGCCGATGGAATATCGCGATCCCGCCAGCAATGAGCTGGTGGGACTCGACATCGATCTCGCCAACGAGCTCGCCAAGCGACTCGGCGGCCTCAAGATCGTCTGGAGCGAGACGCCGTTTGCCGAACTGATCCCCTCCTTGCAGACCAAGCGCGCGGATTTCATTATCTCCGGCATCTCCGATCGTGCCTCGCGGCGCGAGAGTGCCGATTTCGTCGATTACCTCACGACTGGCCCTCAGTTCTTCGTGATGGCCGAGAGCGAAGCGAAGGCCGCCACCGATCTCTGCGGCAAGAAGGTCGGCACCACCCGTAGCACCAGCTTCCCCGTCGAGATCGAGAAGTGGAGCAAGCAGAATTGTGAGGCGGGCGGCAAGCCGGAGATCCAATATGTGCCTGGCGAGAACTCGATCGATGTCCGCAACCAGCTCAAGCAGGGCCGCATCGACGCCGCCGTGCAGGGCAGCGAGACGCTGCCTTATGCGCAGACGCAGGAGCCGGGCAAATACCGCATCGTCGGCGAGTCCTTTGTGAAAGGCTATCAGGGCATCATGTTCCGCAAGGACGATGCCGCGCTCCGTGAAGTCGTGACGGAGAAGCTCACGGCGATGATCGGCGATGGGTCCTACAAGGCGGTTCTCGACAAATGGGGCCTGGGTGCGAATGCGGTGACCCGGCCGATGCTGAACGCGGCGCCGCAATGA
- a CDS encoding N-carbamoyl-D-amino-acid hydrolase: protein MGPTQRADTREHTLSRMLAMLEEAANRGASLVVFPELAFTTFFPRWLLEGEALDGYFEHGMPNPAVAKLFDRARALRVGFYVGYAEQTADGRRYNCAILVDRDGEILGRYRKVHLPGTVEPREGARYQQLEKRYFEYGDLGFPAFRAGSAWAHAIMGMMICNDRRWPESWRVLGLQGVELVCIGYNSAAYDPNGGTTEDASLRTFHSTLVTQANAYMNATWAISVAKAGDEDGSGLIGGSCIVDPNGRIVAQAATLIDEVIVADIDLDLCRQGKDKMFNFAAHRRPEQYRVITERAGVVEPAVLDAD, encoded by the coding sequence ATGGGGCCGACGCAAAGAGCCGATACGCGTGAGCATACGCTATCGCGGATGCTCGCCATGCTGGAGGAAGCAGCGAACCGCGGCGCCAGCCTCGTGGTGTTTCCCGAACTCGCCTTCACCACCTTCTTTCCGCGTTGGTTGCTCGAAGGTGAAGCGCTCGACGGATATTTCGAGCACGGCATGCCGAACCCCGCCGTGGCAAAGCTGTTCGATCGCGCACGTGCGCTGCGCGTCGGCTTCTATGTCGGCTATGCCGAGCAGACAGCAGACGGGCGCCGTTACAATTGCGCCATCCTGGTCGATCGCGACGGCGAGATTCTCGGCCGCTATCGCAAGGTGCATCTGCCTGGTACGGTCGAGCCGCGCGAGGGCGCGCGCTACCAGCAGCTCGAGAAGCGCTATTTCGAATATGGCGATCTCGGCTTTCCCGCGTTCCGTGCCGGCTCGGCCTGGGCGCATGCAATCATGGGCATGATGATCTGCAACGATCGCCGCTGGCCGGAATCCTGGCGCGTGCTCGGCCTGCAAGGCGTCGAGCTCGTCTGCATCGGCTACAATTCGGCGGCTTATGATCCCAATGGTGGCACCACCGAAGACGCTTCCTTGCGCACCTTCCACTCGACGCTGGTGACGCAGGCCAACGCTTACATGAACGCGACCTGGGCGATCTCGGTCGCCAAGGCCGGCGACGAGGACGGCTCCGGCCTGATCGGCGGCTCCTGCATCGTGGATCCCAATGGCCGCATCGTCGCGCAGGCCGCGACCCTGATCGACGAGGTGATCGTCGCCGACATCGATCTCGACCTCTGCCGACAGGGCAAGGACAAGATGTTCAATTTCGCCGCCCATCGGCGGCCCGAGCAATACAGGGTGATCACCGAGCGCGCCGGCGTCGTCGAGCCGGCCGTGCTCGACGCGGACTGA